In Arachis hypogaea cultivar Tifrunner chromosome 2, arahy.Tifrunner.gnm2.J5K5, whole genome shotgun sequence, a genomic segment contains:
- the LOC112732920 gene encoding uncharacterized protein, with protein sequence MRMSLIRPLLARRGFSTSSEKLVASVLFERLPVVIPKVDPVVYAFQEFSFRWRQQFQRRYPDEFLDKSNARGKGDYQIDYVPAPRITEADKTNDRKSLQRALDRRLYLLLFGNTYGAPSGKPVWHFPEKVYESEENMRKCAETALKSIIGDLSHTYFVGNAPMGHMVVQPTEDTSKSTPFKRFFFKSQVIAKNKFNIGKCEDFVWVTKDELLEYFPEQAEFLNKMILS encoded by the exons ATGAGGATGTCATTGATTCGGCCTCTGTTGGCAAGGCGAGGTTTCAGCACAAGCTCTGAAAAACTTGTTGCTTCTGTGCTCTTTGAGAGGCTGCCAGTGGTCATTCCCAAAGTCGACCCTGTAGTTTATGCATTTCAGGAATTTTC ATTTCGATGGCGCCAACAATTTCAACGCAGATATCCTGATGAATTTCTAGACAAATCTAATGCTAG GGGCAAAGGTGATTATCAGATTGACTACGTGCCAGCACCACGAATCACCGAAGCTGACAAAACGAATGATCGAAA GTCATTACAAAGAGCTCTTGACCGAAGACTTTACCTTCTTCTCTTCGGTAATACATATGGGGCTCCAAGTGGGAAGCCTGTGTGGCATTTTCCGGAGAAAGTTTATGAATCAGAGGAGAACATGCGCAAG TGTGCTGAAACTGCATTGAAATCAATCATAGGGGACCTTTCTCATACATATTTTGTTGGAAATGCTCCAATGGGTCATATGGTTGTTCAGCCTACAGAAGACACATCTAAATCCACCCCTTTTAAG AGATTCTTTTTCAAGTCACAAGTAATCGCAAAAAACAAGTTCAACATTGGAAAATGCGAGGATTTTGTTTGGGTGACAAAGGATGAATTGTTGGAGTACTTTCCAGAGCAAGCCGAGTTTTTAAACAAGATGATCCTTAGCTAA